From a region of the Paenibacillus sp. FSL R10-2734 genome:
- a CDS encoding GDSL-type esterase/lipase family protein: MALNDSKWTWRTVSLISIVTTIILIVGLVYAVRDIIYPVGEASVTNLPQQTAAPVTETVKKLKVVALGDSLTKGTGDNTGEGFVKRTVSGLSAKGVEVDLLGNMGINGLTTAGLQSKLDEDGVDYALHMANVILLSIGGNDLFKDSNILQNSGALQSESTTDQELTPESLLAALPEAAGRLGKILEKIAEINPNAQIYYMGLYNPFGDIPDLLVPGNQAVTMWNNAAMDIINKHSNMTLVPTFDLFNRHLAEYLSTDHFHPNGDGYQRVAERFIQAIH, translated from the coding sequence ATGGCTTTGAATGATTCAAAGTGGACATGGCGCACTGTCAGCCTGATTTCCATAGTAACAACAATAATTCTAATTGTAGGTTTAGTTTATGCAGTCAGAGACATCATCTATCCGGTTGGAGAAGCGTCAGTGACTAACTTACCCCAGCAAACAGCCGCTCCAGTGACGGAGACTGTTAAGAAGCTCAAAGTCGTTGCGCTCGGAGATTCGCTAACCAAGGGAACTGGTGATAACACCGGAGAAGGATTTGTTAAGCGTACGGTTAGCGGTTTATCCGCTAAAGGTGTCGAAGTCGATTTACTAGGTAATATGGGGATTAATGGTTTAACAACTGCAGGACTGCAAAGCAAGCTGGATGAAGATGGTGTAGATTACGCGCTGCATATGGCGAATGTCATTCTGCTCTCGATCGGAGGGAATGATTTATTCAAGGACTCAAATATTTTACAGAATAGTGGGGCACTTCAAAGTGAATCCACAACCGATCAAGAGCTGACCCCAGAGTCTTTGCTAGCAGCGCTTCCAGAAGCAGCTGGCCGATTGGGTAAGATTCTTGAAAAGATCGCGGAGATCAATCCGAACGCTCAAATTTATTATATGGGGCTATATAACCCCTTTGGAGATATACCAGATCTACTTGTTCCAGGCAATCAGGCGGTTACAATGTGGAATAATGCGGCAATGGATATTATTAATAAGCACAGCAATATGACCTTGGTGCCTACCTTTGATTTGTTTAACAGGCATTTGGCCGAATACCTATCTACGGATCATTTTCATCCGAATGGCGATGGATATCAACGAGTCGCAGAGAGATTCATTCAGGCAATACACTAG
- a CDS encoding ABC transporter ATP-binding protein, with translation MTKANSGESSPVVLSVDGVRKKIGRKWIIDDVTFDVREGEIFGFLGPNGAGKTTTIRMLVDLIRPSEGKITVCGYNVNRNPEKALQYVGSIVENPEVYTYLTGWENLQHFARMQPGIDNARISEVVDIVRLDQRIHDKVSTYSLGMRQRLGIAQALLGRPRLLILDEPTNGLDPKGIKELREFIRKLADEGLAVFVSSHLLSEIQLLCDRVAIISKGRVLAVGAVEELIARNSPYVLWELEPFAEARALLADRLDIQIQELEDVTLDDSIIAGMGSNSLITIMDQDLIPEIVAVMVAAEIEVRAVHKINPTLEQLFLKLTEGENVE, from the coding sequence ATGACAAAAGCGAACAGTGGAGAATCCAGCCCGGTCGTGTTGTCTGTAGACGGGGTACGGAAAAAAATAGGACGAAAGTGGATTATTGATGATGTTACCTTTGATGTGAGAGAAGGAGAAATCTTCGGCTTCCTCGGACCAAATGGAGCTGGGAAGACGACTACGATTCGAATGCTTGTCGATTTGATTCGTCCCAGCGAGGGCAAGATTACGGTATGTGGTTACAATGTGAACCGAAATCCGGAAAAAGCATTGCAATATGTTGGCTCTATCGTTGAGAACCCCGAGGTATATACCTATTTGACGGGATGGGAGAATTTACAGCATTTTGCCCGAATGCAGCCTGGCATAGATAATGCACGTATTAGCGAAGTGGTAGATATCGTTCGTTTAGATCAACGAATCCATGATAAGGTAAGTACATATTCGCTTGGGATGAGACAGCGTTTAGGTATAGCGCAAGCGCTGCTGGGACGTCCGCGTCTGCTTATTCTGGACGAGCCTACAAATGGCCTTGATCCTAAAGGCATTAAGGAGTTGCGAGAATTTATACGCAAGCTGGCAGATGAGGGACTAGCCGTGTTCGTGTCAAGTCATCTGCTTAGCGAAATCCAGCTTCTCTGTGACCGTGTAGCGATTATAAGTAAGGGGCGAGTATTAGCAGTAGGTGCGGTGGAAGAGCTAATCGCTCGAAATTCGCCGTATGTTCTTTGGGAGCTGGAGCCCTTTGCTGAAGCTCGGGCATTGCTGGCTGATCGCCTAGACATTCAGATTCAAGAGCTGGAAGACGTTACCTTGGATGATTCTATTATTGCAGGTATGGGTTCGAATTCTTTAATCACAATTATGGATCAGGACTTGATTCCTGAGATTGTGGCCGTAATGGTGGCTGCTGAAATCGAAGTTAGAGCTGTGCATAAAATCAATCCGACACTGGAACAGCTATTCTTGAAACTAACGGAGGGTGAGAACGTTGAATAA
- a CDS encoding CAP domain-containing protein — protein sequence MKNKRLRAIIGGSVAAVMALSISLPLEANAASAEVTLVKSGTSYEQVLQYLKQANLQGFPIFNSTIVVSKPQTGTVPNKDTSTGTPVTKPSDTTTVTKPVTKPVTKPATKPVTKPTDTTTNTGAATNKGTYVQQIVTLVNKERAAAGLKPVSGLDSIHKVAAAKATDMRTNNYFSHTSPTYGSPFDMMKSFGVTYKAAGENIAMGQKTPEEVMKGWMNSPGHRANILNPNFNYIGVGYDNNYWVQMFVGK from the coding sequence ATGAAGAACAAGAGATTAAGAGCAATTATTGGTGGTAGTGTAGCAGCTGTTATGGCACTTAGTATTTCTCTTCCACTCGAAGCGAATGCAGCCTCAGCAGAAGTAACATTAGTTAAATCAGGTACTAGCTATGAGCAAGTTTTACAATATTTAAAACAAGCTAACCTACAGGGATTCCCTATTTTTAATAGCACAATCGTGGTGTCCAAGCCTCAAACAGGAACGGTACCGAATAAAGATACTTCCACTGGAACTCCGGTTACAAAGCCTTCGGATACGACAACTGTAACTAAGCCTGTAACTAAGCCTGTGACTAAGCCAGCAACCAAGCCAGTAACTAAGCCGACTGATACTACAACAAATACAGGTGCTGCGACTAATAAAGGAACTTATGTTCAACAGATCGTAACATTGGTAAATAAAGAACGTGCAGCAGCTGGTCTGAAGCCCGTGTCTGGATTGGATAGTATTCATAAAGTAGCCGCTGCAAAAGCTACGGATATGCGTACTAACAACTATTTTTCACACACTTCACCTACGTACGGTTCACCATTTGATATGATGAAATCTTTTGGAGTCACTTATAAAGCAGCAGGCGAGAATATCGCTATGGGTCAAAAAACACCAGAAGAAGTAATGAAAGGTTGGATGAATAGTCCTGGTCACCGCGCCAATATTTTGAATCCTAACTTTAATTATATCGGTGTTGGTTATGACAATAACTACTGGGTTCAGATGTTTGTTGGTAAATAA
- a CDS encoding WG repeat-containing protein — protein sequence MLRIRLNELGKGNDNGTLQADVWRWDGIGWNEYITQQDEDFIRTEEELFVTIPAEAGLYRVDYSNKPYEPPYLLPEWVEDELRTTGLHPAPFNLKEGTLWGYINDEGRAQIEPRYEYAEDFQKNGLAIVQRKNSSGLIDRTGRERVKPIYSFIAPFSEGRAVVADAKGYTFIDEKGKEVTPARYDYLNSLHEGLALFSKQNTTGGVSLYGYVDAQGKEVLPAIYEDANDFMNGVALVKIKEGEYALIDPEGKILHTYNYPFVGSPGDGLLSYQATANGKYGYLNTDGTVAIQPQFTSALPFSEGRAVVNTAENYGNAYGLIDKQGRMIIPAKYYVVLQLGEGRVAIGTPVYPDQPYRGSRYIIADAETGAILSNHTLLGVNNYQDGLASVYDAKETFFIDRTGKRAAQPPVIPGMGTLTLSGRLIRADVDQRTSYYDRQGKQIWRQNGVIPLRPPYSVVEKKYKPNRDYLVYYPVVEGIASSEVSREVNDKLRKLSLAEDAGSGGPSQDFSYNGDFSVSFFRKNLLVLELTGYRYPFGAAHGMPTKIYTHTNLRNGRFYKLGDLFKPGSRYVEKLSKIVGKQIENDPQYSYVFPDAYKGITSDQPFFVDNEALYLYFAPYEIAPYAAGFPTFRIPYAEIMGLISTEGEFWQSFH from the coding sequence ATGTTAAGAATTAGATTGAATGAGCTGGGGAAAGGGAATGACAATGGCACGTTACAAGCGGATGTATGGAGATGGGACGGCATTGGCTGGAACGAATATATTACACAGCAAGATGAAGATTTCATACGCACAGAAGAGGAGCTATTCGTTACGATTCCAGCAGAAGCGGGATTATATCGTGTAGACTACTCTAATAAGCCTTACGAGCCGCCGTATCTATTGCCGGAGTGGGTTGAGGACGAACTACGGACTACGGGTCTACATCCGGCACCTTTTAATCTGAAAGAGGGCACGCTTTGGGGATACATTAATGATGAAGGTCGGGCTCAGATTGAACCTAGATACGAATATGCAGAGGATTTTCAGAAGAATGGGTTAGCCATTGTACAGCGAAAAAACAGCAGTGGACTGATCGACAGAACTGGACGGGAGCGGGTAAAGCCCATTTACTCGTTTATTGCCCCTTTTTCAGAAGGACGCGCAGTAGTAGCTGATGCGAAAGGATACACCTTTATCGATGAAAAAGGAAAAGAAGTGACTCCAGCCCGTTATGATTATCTGAACTCATTGCATGAAGGACTTGCATTATTTTCAAAACAAAATACGACTGGCGGCGTGTCACTTTACGGTTATGTAGATGCCCAAGGCAAAGAGGTACTGCCTGCCATTTATGAGGACGCCAATGATTTCATGAACGGTGTGGCTTTGGTTAAGATTAAGGAAGGTGAGTACGCGCTCATTGACCCTGAAGGGAAAATTCTGCATACGTACAATTATCCTTTCGTAGGGAGTCCGGGTGATGGGCTGCTCTCTTATCAAGCGACTGCGAACGGTAAATATGGCTATTTAAACACGGATGGTACGGTAGCTATTCAGCCGCAATTTACTTCTGCTTTACCTTTCTCAGAGGGGCGGGCGGTTGTAAATACCGCTGAGAACTATGGTAACGCCTACGGGCTGATAGATAAACAAGGAAGAATGATCATCCCTGCAAAATATTATGTAGTACTACAGCTTGGTGAAGGCAGAGTAGCCATAGGAACACCAGTGTACCCTGATCAGCCCTATCGTGGCTCACGCTATATTATCGCTGATGCAGAGACAGGAGCGATTTTGAGCAACCATACGTTGCTTGGTGTGAATAACTATCAGGACGGACTGGCGTCTGTGTATGATGCTAAGGAGACCTTTTTTATAGATCGAACTGGAAAAAGAGCCGCTCAGCCTCCTGTCATTCCAGGGATGGGAACACTTACGCTTAGTGGACGTTTGATTAGAGCAGATGTAGATCAACGCACATCATATTATGATCGTCAAGGCAAGCAAATTTGGAGACAAAATGGAGTCATCCCGCTGAGACCTCCGTATTCTGTAGTGGAGAAGAAATATAAACCGAACAGGGATTACTTGGTCTATTATCCGGTCGTTGAAGGGATTGCCAGCTCGGAAGTTTCGAGAGAGGTAAATGATAAACTGCGCAAGCTGTCACTCGCTGAAGATGCTGGTAGCGGCGGGCCTTCTCAGGACTTTAGTTATAATGGTGACTTTTCAGTATCCTTCTTCCGCAAAAACCTCCTAGTGCTGGAGCTAACAGGTTACCGTTATCCTTTTGGAGCAGCCCACGGCATGCCTACCAAAATCTATACACATACTAATTTACGTAATGGAAGGTTCTATAAGCTAGGTGATTTGTTCAAGCCCGGTAGTAGATATGTAGAGAAGCTTAGTAAAATCGTGGGTAAGCAGATTGAGAACGATCCCCAGTATTCATATGTTTTTCCGGATGCCTATAAAGGAATTACCTCGGATCAGCCTTTCTTTGTTGATAATGAGGCGTTATATCTTTATTTCGCACCATATGAGATTGCTCCGTATGCTGCGGGTTTTCCAACCTTCCGTATTCCTTACGCAGAAATTATGGGGCTTATCTCTACTGAGGGAGAATTTTGGCAGTCGTTTCACTAG
- the parE gene encoding DNA topoisomerase IV subunit B, whose amino-acid sequence MLEQIDMFAEVSNNGENGRTGYDADDIQVLEGLVAVRKRPGMYIGSTSSSGLHHLVWEIVDNAVDEHLAKYCTKIDLILRKDGSVTVTDNGRGIPTGMHKTGVPTPQVVFTILHAGGKFGGSGYKKSGGLHGVGASVTNALSEWLEVEIYREGKIHRQRFEYWVDKKGKEHVGEPVTGLEILGNTNKTGSKITFKPDIRVFPNGIALNYDTLAERVQEIAFLNSGLRITLHDERSNRQDEFFYEGGASQFVEFLNEGKDVLHDVIHFSAEKDDIEVEVALQYNGGYTETLASFVNSIPTRSGGTHETGFKAAYTRVLNDYARRTQLLKEKDKNLEGNDLREGMMAVISVKMSEVEFVGQTKDQLGSASARSAVDYIVSENMARFLEENPQVAQSLLKKSIQASKAREAARKARDEIRTGKKRSESSNLGGKLSPAQSKDVTRTELFIVEGDSAGGSAKQGRDSKIQAILPLKGKPMNPEKAKLLDILKNDEYKAIISTIGAGIGPDFTVEDSNYSKIIIMTDADTDGAHIQVLLLTFFYRYMKPLIDAGKVFIAQPPLYKLTRKTGKLETVRYAWSDEELQNYLKEFGKNFELQRYKGLGEMNPDQLWETTMNPESRTLLQVQIEDAAKAERRVSTLMGDKVDPRKRWIVENVDFTEIVE is encoded by the coding sequence ATGCTCGAACAGATCGATATGTTTGCTGAAGTTTCTAATAACGGCGAGAATGGCCGTACTGGATACGATGCTGACGACATTCAAGTGCTCGAAGGTCTGGTTGCAGTACGCAAACGACCTGGCATGTATATCGGCAGTACAAGTTCTTCGGGACTACATCATCTAGTATGGGAAATTGTAGATAATGCTGTGGATGAGCATTTAGCCAAGTATTGTACGAAGATTGACTTAATACTTCGCAAAGATGGCTCAGTAACGGTGACAGACAACGGCCGGGGGATTCCTACTGGAATGCATAAGACAGGAGTGCCTACGCCGCAGGTTGTATTTACAATCCTGCATGCGGGCGGTAAATTCGGTGGATCTGGCTACAAGAAATCAGGCGGATTGCATGGCGTAGGCGCTTCAGTGACGAATGCTTTGTCTGAATGGCTCGAAGTAGAGATCTATCGAGAAGGCAAAATCCATCGTCAACGGTTTGAATATTGGGTGGACAAGAAGGGGAAAGAGCATGTTGGTGAACCTGTAACCGGCCTTGAAATTCTGGGGAACACCAACAAAACCGGTTCGAAAATAACTTTTAAACCGGACATTCGCGTCTTTCCAAATGGAATTGCCTTGAATTATGACACGCTAGCTGAACGTGTTCAGGAGATCGCTTTTTTGAACTCAGGTCTGCGAATTACACTGCATGATGAGCGAAGCAATCGTCAGGACGAGTTCTTTTACGAGGGTGGTGCAAGCCAGTTCGTAGAATTCCTGAATGAAGGCAAGGATGTTCTGCATGATGTCATTCATTTTAGCGCAGAAAAAGACGATATCGAGGTGGAAGTGGCTCTTCAGTACAATGGTGGCTATACGGAAACCTTGGCTTCCTTCGTTAACTCTATTCCTACTCGTAGCGGTGGTACTCATGAGACGGGCTTTAAGGCTGCATATACTCGTGTGTTAAATGACTATGCCCGCCGTACACAGTTGCTTAAAGAAAAGGATAAGAATTTAGAAGGAAATGATTTGCGCGAAGGTATGATGGCTGTCATCAGTGTCAAAATGTCCGAGGTTGAATTTGTTGGACAGACGAAGGATCAGCTCGGTAGTGCTTCTGCCCGTAGTGCAGTAGACTATATCGTATCTGAGAATATGGCTCGTTTCCTGGAAGAAAACCCACAGGTTGCACAAAGTCTTCTGAAAAAGTCGATTCAAGCCTCTAAGGCTCGTGAAGCGGCTCGCAAAGCCCGTGATGAGATCCGAACAGGTAAGAAACGTAGCGAGAGCTCGAATCTTGGCGGCAAGCTGTCACCTGCGCAGTCCAAGGACGTTACACGAACTGAGCTGTTCATCGTAGAAGGTGATTCGGCCGGTGGCTCAGCCAAGCAAGGCCGTGATTCTAAGATTCAGGCGATCTTGCCACTAAAAGGAAAACCGATGAATCCGGAAAAAGCCAAGCTGCTGGACATCCTTAAGAATGATGAATATAAAGCGATCATTTCCACGATTGGTGCAGGAATTGGTCCGGACTTTACCGTCGAAGACAGCAATTATTCCAAAATTATCATTATGACCGATGCGGATACAGATGGAGCGCATATTCAGGTGCTGCTGCTGACATTTTTCTATCGTTATATGAAGCCGTTAATAGATGCTGGAAAGGTCTTTATCGCTCAGCCTCCGCTTTATAAGCTGACCCGTAAGACGGGCAAGCTGGAGACCGTACGTTATGCATGGAGTGATGAAGAGCTGCAAAATTACTTAAAGGAATTCGGCAAAAACTTCGAGCTTCAGCGTTATAAAGGATTGGGTGAGATGAACCCCGATCAGCTGTGGGAAACGACGATGAATCCAGAGTCGCGTACGCTGCTTCAGGTACAGATTGAGGATGCAGCTAAGGCTGAGCGCCGTGTTTCTACACTAATGGGTGACAAAGTCGATCCTCGTAAACGCTGGATTGTTGAAAATGTCGATTTCACTGAAATTGTAGAGTAG
- a CDS encoding ABC transporter permease codes for MNNMLPLIRNECLKIIKKKRFYVILLILIVLVPMFTYAQMRSAERSRDKFNSDWRLEIQQQIIDNQNSLGSDRIPEEWKTYRRIFVQQLQYYLHHDVNPNEPSGVTFTREFMDNSVTLFIPLLIMAVASDLVSAERTTGTIKMLLTRPVKRWKVLFSKMAALLMFVSLIVLSTFVISYLISGLAFGYKGFNIPVFTGFTISGDSVDMSTVHAVPQWKYMLMQGGLIWFVSVVVALLAFMISVLVRSTAASIVVMMAALIAGNILTNMAASWTTAKYLFMVNLGLTGYLSGTPAPIEGMSLSFSMAVLAVWGAASVIISFAVFTKRDILN; via the coding sequence TTGAATAATATGCTTCCGCTAATCCGTAACGAATGTTTAAAAATCATAAAAAAGAAACGGTTTTATGTTATACTGCTGATTCTGATTGTACTGGTGCCTATGTTCACCTACGCCCAAATGCGCTCAGCTGAGCGTAGCCGAGATAAATTCAACTCCGATTGGCGCCTGGAGATCCAGCAGCAGATCATTGATAATCAAAATTCTTTGGGTAGTGACCGAATTCCAGAGGAATGGAAGACTTATCGGCGAATATTTGTACAGCAGCTTCAGTATTACCTTCACCATGATGTGAATCCGAATGAGCCAAGCGGTGTTACTTTTACCCGTGAGTTTATGGATAATTCGGTTACTTTATTTATTCCGCTGCTCATCATGGCGGTTGCCTCGGATTTGGTCTCTGCGGAGCGAACTACAGGGACGATCAAAATGTTGCTGACAAGGCCAGTTAAGCGCTGGAAAGTTTTGTTTAGTAAAATGGCGGCATTACTTATGTTTGTTTCACTTATCGTTCTTTCTACCTTTGTGATCAGCTACCTAATCTCTGGTCTGGCTTTTGGATATAAGGGCTTTAATATCCCTGTATTTACAGGCTTTACGATCAGTGGGGACTCGGTAGATATGTCTACTGTACATGCAGTACCACAGTGGAAATATATGCTTATGCAAGGTGGATTGATTTGGTTCGTAAGCGTCGTAGTTGCCCTACTTGCTTTTATGATCTCGGTATTGGTAAGAAGCACGGCTGCTAGTATAGTGGTCATGATGGCAGCGCTGATCGCTGGAAATATTTTGACCAACATGGCTGCATCCTGGACAACCGCGAAATATTTATTTATGGTAAATCTTGGACTGACCGGTTATTTGTCGGGAACTCCCGCCCCCATAGAGGGGATGTCCTTGTCATTTTCGATGGCTGTGCTAGCTGTATGGGGGGCCGCTTCGGTGATCATTTCATTCGCCGTCTTTACGAAAAGGGATATTTTGAATTAG